A stretch of Rubinisphaera margarita DNA encodes these proteins:
- a CDS encoding terpene cyclase/mutase family protein, protein MESGRQDARFLRHDQEHTLEQAGLQPRTEFPTQTTADWTPLGRAIANTVSFLNDQQHPEGYWVAELEGDTILESEYILLLAYLHEEKTPQAQAAARYILEQQAPHGGWALYPGGPLEISASVKAYWALKITGHSPDADYMVRAREAILAAGGAEQVNSFTRYYMALLGLISYRQCPAVPPEIVLLPRWTRVSIYDMSAWSRTILVPLSLLWAYKPVRKLPEQMQIEELFIKSARKLSVCNDVTTKIDSMSYRSRIPWAWIFRQFDRAYKTFERLGDPPYRQKAIRVAAGWMLERFQNSDGLGAIFPPIVWSLVGLKSLGFDEDSREVQETRRHLDELILKGRSKKHTEHETIRLQPCHSPVWDTAIATVAMAEAGDAECRGSVEAASSWLRSQEVRSYGDWSMSHRMVEPSGWCFEYNNEFYPDVDDTAMVLMALSKSLPDNLHADWLAELVPQSESRTEPRLSTIVSGKANHLQAAIGDVSRLQPSLDSFRRGVQWLLSMQSKNGGWGAFDSDNDFELLTRVPFADHNAMIDPPTPDITARVLEALAMLGVNPEHAAIKRAISFIWEHQEPDGSWPGRWGVNYIYGTWQVLVGLTDIGVPKDDPRILQAVRWLKTHQQSNGGWGETPRSYDEPELRGTGTVTPSQTAWALMGLIAAGESRSAAVSDGIRYLIESQQADGTWDEPEYTGTGFPRVFYLRYHYYRVYFPLMALARYRRAISPIAR, encoded by the coding sequence ATGGAGTCAGGACGACAGGACGCACGGTTTCTCAGGCACGACCAGGAACACACGCTCGAACAGGCCGGACTGCAACCCCGCACGGAGTTTCCCACCCAGACGACAGCAGACTGGACTCCGCTGGGACGGGCGATCGCCAACACGGTCTCGTTTCTGAATGATCAGCAGCACCCGGAAGGCTACTGGGTCGCCGAACTCGAAGGAGATACGATCCTCGAGTCCGAATACATTCTGCTGCTCGCTTATCTGCACGAAGAAAAGACGCCTCAGGCGCAGGCTGCTGCGCGCTACATTCTGGAGCAACAGGCTCCCCACGGCGGCTGGGCTCTTTACCCCGGCGGCCCTTTGGAAATCAGCGCGTCGGTCAAGGCGTACTGGGCTCTGAAAATCACTGGCCATTCCCCGGACGCCGATTACATGGTGAGGGCTCGCGAAGCGATTCTCGCCGCCGGCGGAGCCGAGCAGGTCAACAGCTTCACCCGCTACTACATGGCGCTGCTCGGGTTGATCAGCTATCGGCAATGCCCGGCTGTCCCGCCGGAGATCGTCCTGTTGCCGAGATGGACCCGCGTCTCGATTTACGACATGTCGGCCTGGTCGCGGACGATTCTTGTTCCGCTGAGTCTGCTCTGGGCCTACAAGCCGGTCCGCAAACTGCCTGAACAGATGCAGATCGAAGAACTGTTCATCAAGTCGGCCCGCAAGCTCTCGGTCTGCAACGATGTGACGACCAAGATCGACAGCATGAGCTATCGCAGCCGGATTCCCTGGGCCTGGATCTTCCGGCAGTTCGATCGCGCCTACAAAACGTTCGAACGCCTGGGCGATCCTCCCTATCGACAAAAGGCCATTCGCGTCGCGGCGGGATGGATGCTTGAACGGTTCCAGAACAGCGACGGACTCGGTGCGATTTTCCCGCCGATTGTCTGGTCCCTGGTCGGGCTGAAATCGCTTGGCTTCGATGAGGACTCTCGCGAAGTGCAGGAAACCCGCCGGCATCTCGACGAACTGATTCTCAAGGGACGTTCGAAGAAGCACACGGAACACGAAACGATTCGACTGCAGCCCTGCCATTCTCCCGTCTGGGACACAGCAATTGCGACAGTCGCCATGGCGGAAGCGGGCGATGCGGAATGCCGCGGCAGTGTCGAAGCCGCTTCGTCCTGGCTGCGTTCCCAGGAAGTTCGCTCTTACGGCGACTGGAGCATGTCCCATCGCATGGTCGAGCCGAGTGGCTGGTGCTTCGAATACAACAACGAGTTTTACCCCGATGTCGACGACACGGCGATGGTTCTCATGGCCCTCTCCAAGAGTCTGCCGGATAACCTGCACGCCGACTGGCTGGCCGAACTGGTTCCGCAATCGGAGTCACGGACCGAACCCCGGCTGTCGACCATCGTTTCGGGCAAAGCGAATCATCTGCAGGCGGCCATCGGCGATGTTTCTCGACTGCAGCCAAGTCTCGACTCGTTCCGTCGCGGCGTCCAGTGGCTGCTGTCGATGCAGTCGAAGAACGGCGGCTGGGGAGCGTTCGATTCCGACAATGATTTCGAGCTGCTCACGCGAGTCCCCTTTGCCGATCACAACGCGATGATCGATCCGCCGACACCCGACATTACCGCTCGCGTGCTGGAAGCCCTGGCGATGCTGGGTGTGAATCCAGAGCACGCCGCGATCAAGCGGGCCATCAGCTTCATCTGGGAGCATCAGGAACCGGATGGCAGCTGGCCGGGTCGCTGGGGTGTGAACTATATTTACGGCACCTGGCAGGTGCTGGTCGGTCTGACGGATATTGGCGTTCCCAAAGACGATCCACGAATTCTTCAGGCGGTCCGCTGGCTCAAGACGCATCAGCAGTCGAACGGGGGCTGGGGCGAAACGCCGCGTTCATACGACGAGCCGGAGCTTCGCGGCACCGGGACGGTCACGCCTTCGCAAACCGCGTGGGCCCTGATGGGTCTCATTGCCGCTGGCGAATCGCGATCAGCTGCGGTCAGCGACGGCATTCGTTATCTGATCGAATCCCAGCAAGCCGACGGAACCTGGGATGAGCCGGAGTACACTGGAACAGGATTCCCTCGTGTCTTCTATTTACGTTACCATTATTATCGAGTCTACTTCCCCTTAATGGCGTTAGCCCGCTATCGTCGGGCCATTTCGCCAATCGCCCGGTAG
- a CDS encoding CBS domain-containing protein encodes MSADVHLLQETTTLTDATEQLKTYKHSGAPVVDSRGKLVGTFSLRNLTGVKPGNSQASRALSSSLESAILSAEAVERMMKTQIGQEKVADRMTENPPSVTENASLIDVARLMCNFHTHRIPVTNSRFELVGIITTMDILAALVHTADELSEQ; translated from the coding sequence ATGTCGGCCGACGTCCACCTCCTGCAGGAAACGACGACTCTGACGGATGCCACGGAGCAATTGAAGACGTACAAGCACTCCGGAGCCCCCGTGGTCGACAGCCGGGGAAAACTCGTCGGAACGTTCTCGCTTCGTAATCTGACAGGCGTAAAGCCCGGGAACTCTCAGGCGTCCCGGGCGCTTTCTTCGAGCCTGGAGTCGGCCATTCTCTCGGCGGAAGCCGTGGAACGGATGATGAAGACTCAGATTGGGCAGGAGAAAGTCGCCGACCGGATGACGGAGAATCCTCCCTCGGTCACCGAGAACGCCTCGTTGATTGACGTCGCTCGGCTGATGTGCAACTTCCACACGCATCGCATTCCGGTCACCAATTCCCGCTTCGAACTGGTCGGCATCATCACGACCATGGACATCCTCGCTGCCCTGGTCCACACCGCCGACGAACTGTCGGAGCAGTAA